A portion of the Rhinolophus sinicus isolate RSC01 linkage group LG03, ASM3656204v1, whole genome shotgun sequence genome contains these proteins:
- the WDR89 gene encoding WD repeat-containing protein 89 has translation MEKIEEQFANLNIVKRSSGTEEPTYLLGIDTSKTVQAEKGSLVAVLCSNGSIRIYDKERLNVLREFSGYPGFLNGVKFAHSCDCVYSSCTDGTIKCWDARLASEKPVQLFKGYPSNIFISFDVSCNDHVICAGTEKVDDDALLVFWDARINSQDLSTTKDPLGTYSETHSDDITQVCFHPSNPNMVVSGSTDGLVNVFDISVDNEEDALITTCNSTSSVSCIGWSGKDYKQIYCMTHDEGFCWWDLNHLDTDEPITRLNIPDVREVINVKEGILDYLIGGLYHEKMDKLFILGGANTGIIHLMSCTTSGLIHMTSLQGGHAATVRSLCWNMQDDSLLTGGEDAQLLLWKPGAIEKTFTKKDSMKIASSVYQRVRVHSSDSYKRRKKQ, from the coding sequence ATGGAGAAGATTGAGGAACAATTTGCTAATCTGAACATTGTTAAACGTTCCTCAGGAACTGAAGAGCCTACTTATCTGCTTGGCATAGACACATCAAAGACTGTACAAGCAGAGAAAGGAAGTTTGGTTGCTGTTTTATGTTCTAATGGATCCATCAGAATATATGATAAAGAAAGGTTAAATGTACTACGAGAATTTAGTGGATATCCTGGATTTCTCAATGGAGTCAAATTTGCACATTCTTGTGACTGTGTATATTCATCATGTACTGATGGCACTATAAAATGTTGGGATGCTCGATTAGCCAGTGAAAAGCCGGTCCAGCTGTTCAAGGGTTACCCTTccaatatttttatcagttttgacGTAAGCTGTAATGATCACGTCATTTGTGCTGGTACAGAAAAAGTTGACGATGATGCATTGTTGGTATTTTGGGATGCACGAATTAATTCTCAGGATTTGTCTACTACTAAAGACCCTCTTGGTACCTATTCAGAGACACATAGTGATGACATCACTCAAGTATGTTTTCATCCCAGCAATCCCAACATGGTAGTCTCGGGTTCAACTGATGGCCTGGTAAATGTATTTGATATTAGTGTTGATAATGAAGAGGATGCACTGATTACAACTTGTAACTCAACTTCATCAGTAAGCTGTATTGGGTGGTCGGGGAAAGATTATAAACAGATATACTGCATGACACATGATGAAGGATTTTGTTGGTGGGATCTTAATCATCTGGATACCGATGAACCAATTACACGTTTGAACATCCCGGATGTCAGAGAAGTAATTAATGTGAAAGAAGGTATTTTGGATTATTTGATTGGTGGCCTATATCATGAAAAGATGGACAAATTGTTTATTCTTGGAGGAGCAAACACAGGAATTATTCACTTAATGAGCTGTACTACATCAGGATTGATCCATATGACCAGCCTTCAGGGAGGTCATGCTGCTACGGTCCGTTCTTTGTGTTGGAATATGCAGGATGATTCTTTGCTAACTGGAGGAGAAGATGCACAGTTGTTACTTTGGAAACCTGGAGCGATAGAGAAGACATTTACAAAGAAAGACAGCATGAAAATAGCATCCTCTGTGTACCAGCGAGTTCGAGTTCACAGTAGTGATTCttacaagagaaggaaaaaacagtgA